In Bubalus bubalis isolate 160015118507 breed Murrah chromosome 3, NDDB_SH_1, whole genome shotgun sequence, a genomic segment contains:
- the CHRNA2 gene encoding neuronal acetylcholine receptor subunit alpha-2 isoform X3 has protein sequence MTKAHLFSSGLLHWAPPAIYKSSCSIDVTFFPFDQQNCKMKFGSWSYDKAKIDLVQMEQTVDLKDYWESGEWAIVNATGTYNTKKYDCCAEVYADVTYYFVIRRLPLFYTINLIIPCLLISCLTVLVFYLPSDCGEKITLCISVLLSLTVFLLLITEIIPSTSLVIPLISEYLLFTMIFVTLSIVITVFVLNVHHRSASTHNMPHWVRVAFLGCVSRWLLISRPLPPLELRDTPDLKLCPSYHWLETNVDVEEREEEEEEGRWVCAGPSSPSVGIYTCGSLHPAASGPRAEAQVPEGGLLLSPRVQKALEGVHYIADHLRAEDADSSVKEDWRYVAMVIDRIFLWLFILVCFLGTVGLFLPPFLAGMI, from the exons ATGACCAAGGCCCACCTCTTCTCCTCGGGCCTGCTGCACTGGGCACCGCCCGCCATCTACAAGAGCTCCTGCAGCATCGACGTCACCTTCTTCCCCTTCGACCAGCAGAACTGCAAGATGAAGTTTGGCTCCTGGTCGTACGACAAGGCCAAGATCGACCTGGTGCAGATGGAGCAGACGGTGGACCTGAAGGACTACTGGGAGAGCGGCGAGTGGGCCATCGTCAACGCCACAGGCACCTACAACACCAAGAAGTACGACTGCTGCGCCGAGGTCTACGCCGACGTCACCTACTACTTCGTCATCCGGCGCCTGCCCCTGTTCTACACCATCAACCTCATCATCCCTTGCCTGCTCATCTCCTGTCTCACCGTGCTGGTCTTCTACCTGCCCTCCGACTGCGGCGAGAAGATCACCTTGTGCATCTCTGTGCTGCTCTCACTCACCGTCTTCCTGCTGCTCATCACCGAGATCATCCCCTCCACCTCGCTGGTCATCCCGCTCATCAGCGAGTACCTGCTCTTCACCATGATCTTCGTCACCCTGTCCATTGTCATCACCGTCTTTGTGCTCAATGTCCACCACCGCTCCGCCAGCACCCACAACATGCCCCACTGGGTGCGGGTGGCCTTTCTGGGCTGTGTGTCCCGGTGGCTTCTGATAAGCCGGCCCTTGCCACCCTTGGAGCTCCGAGACACTCCGGATCTGAAGCTCTGCCCCTCCTATCACTGGCTGGAGACCAACGTGGatgtggaggagagagaggaggaggaggaggaaggcagatGGGTGTGTGCGGGTCCTTCGTCCCCCTCCGTGGGCATCTACACCTGTGGTAGTCTGCACCCAGCAGCCTCGGGTCCCAGGGCAGAGGCTCAGGTGCCGGAGGGCGGGCTCCTGCTGTCCCCTCGTGTACAGAAGGCCCTGGAGGGTGTGCACTATATTGCTGATCACCTGCGGGCTGAGGATGCTGATTCCtcg GTGAAGGAAGACTGGAGGTACGTGGCCATGGTCATTGATAGGATATTCCTCTGGTTATTTATCCTCGTTTGCTTCCTGGGGACCGTCggactcttcctccctcccttcctggctGGAATGATCTGA